The Lineus longissimus chromosome 2, tnLinLong1.2, whole genome shotgun sequence genome window below encodes:
- the LOC135482469 gene encoding cyclic AMP-responsive element-binding protein 3-like protein 3, translating into MAVEATLSSRQGEDILDLLFDNDGGILSVDMKQSDQDAFGLSELGNFDTYSEELFTSLLDTDLHGSNQYLPGDQSLGSPGHSDSGVSSGGPVSPPDSLHSAKSPGEQSDATLDDSTLFGTEDSAQFFGTEDLQVMDTISFETLDTSCLGIDGSDEPTEIGLDASVYADVSIVDMGMNIETVTRLQKDVSSSDEDFTTSTGTVPQVIKVVNNNDKSGLPFTMQDVQKPFLQLVLTDEEKVLLQKEGVSLPTDLPLTRDEERALKAVRRKIRNKISAKESRKRKMEYMGGLEGRVKSCTQQNHELQKKVKHLENQNQSLLQQLKKLQSLFKVTTASRPAQASTCMLVLVMSFALLIFPSINPFSRNDSLPQLKVNHQPMRGRSRSLLHDNEVISDQDNPYGISFKPSPPWEVPPKTPAIHPPMYSEAKEHKDNETKSDNDNDTESEKKNTDIHLEIVERKSESNKLGESSDIDNSLEKTKSGGESSNVPFVSRGEEDEINIQGEHVESDQIADDVKSGPDVPMDRLDLNSNDLPVKSQEQVNSAILADDTVNHASKRDL; encoded by the exons ATGGCAGTTGAGGCTACGCTTTCATCTCGACAAGGCGAGGACATTCTGGACCTTTTATTTGATAACGATGGTGGGATTCTTTCCGTAGACATGAAGCAGTCGGATCAAGATGCATTTGGATTG TCTGAACTGGGAAATTTTGACACATATTCAGAAGAACTATTCACGTCTTTGCTAGACACCGACCTTCATGGTTCGAACCAGTACCTCCCTGGAGATCAGAGTCTCGGCTCACCTGGACACAGTGATAGTGGGGTGTCCTCCGGTGGTCCAGTATCTCCTCCAGATAGTCTCCACTCGGCAAAGAGTCCTGGGGAACAGTCTGATGCAACGCTAGATGATTCAACACTCTTTGGGACAGAGGATTCTGCACAATTCTTTGGGACAGAAGATTTACAAGTGATGGACACAATTTCATTTGAGACATTAGACACATCTTGCCTTGGGATTGATGGTAGTGATGAACCTACTGAGATTGGACTTGATGCGTCTGTTTATGCGGATGTCTCAATTGTTGACATGG GTATGAATATCGAAACGGTGACCAGATTGCAAAAGGATGTGTCGTCATCTGATGAAGACTTTACAACATCAACCGGGACAGTCCCTCAGGTGATCAAAGTGGTTAATAACAATGACAAGTCTGGTTTGCCATTCACTatgcaggatgtacagaaaccT TTCCTCCAGCTTGTGCTGACAGATGAAGAGAAGGTTCTCCTGCAGAAGGAAGGTGTCTCACTGCCAACAGATCTACCTCTCACCAGGGATGAAGAACGGGCCCTCAAAGCTGTCAGGAGAAAGATACGAAATAAG ATTTCAGCCAAAGAAAGTCGTAAGCGAAAGATGGAGTACATGGGTGGTCTGGAGGGCCGGGTTAAATCCTGCACgcagcaaaatcatgaattACAGAAGAAGGTCAAACATTTAGAAAACCAAAATCA GTCACTATTGCAACAACTGAAGAAGCTACAGTCCCTGTTCAAAGTAACAACAGCCAGTCGGCCCGCACAAGCGAGCACGTGCATGTTGGTCCTTGTCATGTCCTTTGCCCTGCTTATATTCCCAAGCATTAATCCATTCTCGAGAAATGATTCGCTACCCCAACTGAAGGTTAACCATCAGCCAATGAGAG GTCGCTCGAGGAGTCTGCTGCACGACAACGAAGTTATCAGTGATCAAGATAACCCCTACGGCATCAGCTTCAAGCCATCGCCCCCGTGGGAAGTGCCTCCTAAAACACCCGCCATACATCCACCCATGTACTCAGAGGCCAAGGAACATAAAGACAATGAGACCAAgtctgacaatgacaatgacactgaaagtgagaaaaaaaataCCGATATTCATTTGGAAATTGTCGAGAGGAAGTCGGAAAGTAACAAACTTGGTGAATCTTCAGACATTGACAATTCATTAGAAAAGACCAAGTCTGGTGGTGAAAGTTCAAACGTTCCTTTTGTTAGTCGTGGTGAAGAGGATGAAATAAACATTCAGGGAGAACATGTGGAATCTGATCAAATCGCAGATGATGTAAAAAGTGGACCAGATGTTCCGATGGATAGACTTGATCTTAATTCAAATGACCTCCCAGTCAAGAGTCAAGAACAAGTGAATTCAGCGATTCTAGCCGATGACACTGTCAACCATGCATCAAAAAGAGACCTCTGA
- the LOC135483607 gene encoding elongation factor Tu, mitochondrial-like, whose product MASMYQTFRILQQHSCSKVITRANIRNVNPINRKVIIPSINGIQHRTFSLSGFRLAEGETSKKPHCNIGTIGHVDHGKTTLTAAITKVLAEQGDNNAFVRYDEIDRAPEEKKRGITINAAHVGYETKKRHYAHTDCPGHIDYIKNMITGTSQMDGAILVIAATDGQMPQTREHLLLTKQIGVEKVVVYVNKADVVDEDTLELVEIETRELLEEFGFDGVDCPIICGSALNALQDKNPTLGKESILTLLDSIDKYIPTPVRDEDGPFLVPVDSVFTVPGRGTVAIGTVKRGTVNKGEVVTLLGHGNEIKTSISDLQVFKKSVPTCKAGDNVGVLLRGVRPEAIERGMFVGIPGSFQQCNSFEAQIYVITKQEGGRSKPITDNYIQMMYCNLWNVAACLKLPKANSMVMPGDAASVQFLLRKPMVFDVGQRFTVRENQHTTLTGVVTKILGHNKEIIKGFNFEHAKSMKIETNSRVVQARRNKKKTKPETDVQ is encoded by the coding sequence ATGGCGAGCATGTACCAAACTTTTCGCATTTTGCAGCAACATTCTTGCTCCAAAGTCATCACCAGAGCCAATATTCGTAATGTCAACCCAATCAATAGAAAGGTGATCATACCTTCTATCAATGGAATCCAACATCGAACGTTTTCCCTCTCAGGTTTTCGTCTTGCAGAAGGTGAAACCTCAAAAAAGCCTCATTGTAACATTGGAACCATTGGTCATGTTGACCATGGAAAAACAACTTTGACTGCAGCCATCACAAAGGTGTTAGCCGAACAAGGCGATAACAATGCATTTGTTAGATATGATGAAATAGACCGGGCTCCAGAGGAAAAGAAGCGTGGCATTACGATCAATGCAGCACACGTTGGATACGAAACAAAAAAGCGACATTATGCTCATACTGACTGTCCTGGACATATTGACTACATAAAGAACATGATTACGGGAACATCACAGATGGATGGGGCTATTTTAGTGATTGCAGCTACCGATGGACAAATGCCGCAAACGAGAGAGCATCTACTGCTCacgaaacagattggtgttgaAAAAGTGGTGGTTTATGTGAACAAAGCTGATGTTGTTGATGAAGACACACTCGAATTGGTCGAGATTGAAACGAGAGAACTTCTGGAGGAATTTGGCTTTGATGGTGTTGATTGTCCTATCATTTGTGGTTCTGCTCTCAATGCATTACAGGACAAGAATCCCACACTTGGGAAAGAATCTATCCTCACGTTGCTGGACAGTATCGATAAATACATACCAACTCCAGTCAGAGATGAGGATGGGCCGTTCTTGGTACCTGTTGATTCAGTGTTCACTGTTCCAGGACGAGGCACTGTGGCCATAGGGACAGTTAAGAGAGGTACAGTCAATAAAGGAGAAGTTGTGACTTTACTTGGACATGGGAATGAGATAAAAACAtccatttcagatttacaaGTGTTCAAAAAATCTGTACCAACTTGTAAAGCTGGAGACAATGTTGGTGTACTCCTTAGAGGGGTGAGACCTGAAGCTATTGAAAGAGGCATGTTCGTTGGCATACCAGGTTCTTTTCAACAGTGCAACTCTTTCGAAGCTCAGATCTATGTCATCACAAAACAAGAGGGTGGGCGATCAAAACCAATCACTGATAATTATATTCAAATGATGTACTGTAACTTGTGGAATGTagctgcttgtttgaaactccCTAAAGCTAATTCCATGGTTATGCCTGGTGATGCTGCTTCTGTACAGTTCTTATTGAGAAAGCCAATGGTTTTTGATGTTGGGCAAAGGTTTACGGTGCGTGAAAACCAGCACACAACCCTAACTGGTGTTGTAACAAAGATTTTAGGACACAATAAGGAAATTATAAAAGGCTTTAACTTTGAGCATGCAAAGTCTATGAAAATAGAAACTAATTCAAGAGTGGTCCAGGCAAGAAGGAATAAAAAGAAGACCAAGCCTGAAACGGATGTTCAGTGA